A genome region from Maridesulfovibrio salexigens DSM 2638 includes the following:
- the acs gene encoding acetate--CoA ligase — translation MTEEQKIESLSKENRLFNPPADFPGACVKSLEEYKAIYDRSINDMEGFWAERADELLTWDKKWDNVLDYDFDKPEIKWFEGGKLNASANCLDRHIENGRRNKAALIWQGEEDHEVKVYTYDMLHREVCRFANVLKKLGVEKGDRVSIYLPMIPELAIAMLACTRIGAPHSIIFAGFSSNSLRDRINDCGAKVHITGDGVLRGGRKIPLKPNSDEALKECPSVEQCIVVPRANNEIEMVEGRDRLWSELMEDPEITDNCPYELMDSEDPLFILYTSGSTGKPKGVFHTTGGYMTYAAHTCQWVFDLKDDDVHWCTADIGWVTGHSYIVYGPLALGATSIMFESVPTYPDPARFWQVCEKFRVNIFYTAPTAIRALMREGDQWTKKYDLSSLRILGTVGEPINPEAWMWYHENIGAEKLPIVDTWWQTETGGHILSPLPYATPLKPGSATLPLPGIDAAIVDRHGEEVGPNEGGFLVIRKPWPGMLRGVWGNQERFKQQYFQGFPGVYESGDGARRDEDGYFWIMGRVDDVINVSGHRLGTAEIESALVSHPAVSEAAVVGMPHEVKGQSIYAYVTLKAEYDEDDDLMKDLRMHVRKEIGPLAAPEVIQFAPSLPKTRSGKIMRRILRKIVEGDTSNLGDTSTLADPSVVTDLIEGYEEIMNP, via the coding sequence ATGACTGAAGAACAAAAAATTGAAAGTCTCTCCAAAGAAAACAGGCTCTTTAATCCTCCTGCCGATTTCCCCGGCGCATGCGTGAAAAGCCTTGAAGAATACAAAGCTATCTATGACCGTTCCATCAACGACATGGAAGGTTTCTGGGCCGAACGCGCAGACGAGCTGCTCACCTGGGACAAGAAGTGGGACAACGTTCTTGATTATGATTTCGACAAACCGGAAATTAAATGGTTTGAAGGCGGCAAGCTCAATGCATCCGCCAACTGCCTTGACCGCCACATTGAAAACGGCCGCCGCAACAAGGCCGCACTTATCTGGCAGGGCGAGGAAGACCATGAAGTAAAAGTTTATACCTACGACATGCTCCACCGCGAAGTATGCCGTTTTGCCAACGTACTCAAAAAACTGGGCGTAGAGAAAGGCGATCGCGTATCCATCTACCTGCCCATGATCCCGGAACTGGCTATCGCAATGCTGGCTTGTACCCGCATCGGCGCACCCCATTCCATCATTTTCGCAGGCTTCAGCTCAAACAGCCTGCGTGACCGCATCAACGACTGCGGCGCAAAAGTACACATCACCGGTGACGGCGTTCTGCGCGGCGGAAGAAAAATCCCGCTCAAGCCCAACTCCGATGAAGCTCTCAAAGAGTGCCCCTCTGTTGAGCAGTGCATTGTTGTTCCCAGAGCAAACAATGAAATTGAAATGGTCGAAGGCCGTGACCGCCTCTGGTCCGAACTTATGGAAGACCCGGAAATCACCGACAACTGCCCCTACGAACTGATGGATTCCGAAGATCCGCTCTTCATCCTCTACACCTCCGGCAGTACCGGTAAGCCCAAGGGCGTTTTCCACACCACCGGCGGCTACATGACTTACGCAGCCCATACCTGCCAGTGGGTCTTCGATCTTAAAGATGATGACGTTCATTGGTGCACCGCCGATATCGGCTGGGTAACCGGACACTCATACATTGTTTACGGACCGCTGGCCCTCGGCGCTACCAGCATCATGTTCGAATCCGTGCCTACCTACCCGGACCCGGCAAGATTCTGGCAGGTCTGTGAAAAATTCAGAGTAAATATTTTCTACACCGCTCCTACCGCCATCCGTGCACTCATGCGCGAAGGCGACCAGTGGACCAAGAAATACGATCTCTCCAGCCTGCGCATTCTCGGAACGGTTGGTGAGCCCATCAACCCCGAAGCATGGATGTGGTACCACGAAAATATCGGTGCCGAAAAACTGCCCATCGTTGATACCTGGTGGCAAACAGAAACAGGCGGGCATATCCTGTCTCCCCTGCCTTATGCCACCCCGCTTAAACCCGGCTCGGCAACCCTCCCGCTGCCCGGTATTGATGCGGCAATTGTGGACCGCCACGGCGAAGAAGTCGGTCCCAACGAAGGCGGTTTCCTCGTTATCCGTAAACCGTGGCCCGGTATGCTTCGCGGAGTCTGGGGCAATCAGGAAAGATTCAAACAGCAATACTTTCAGGGCTTCCCCGGAGTATACGAATCCGGCGATGGAGCTCGCAGGGATGAAGATGGATACTTCTGGATCATGGGCCGCGTAGATGACGTTATCAACGTTTCCGGTCACAGACTGGGTACCGCAGAAATCGAATCCGCACTGGTTTCTCACCCGGCAGTTTCAGAAGCAGCTGTTGTAGGCATGCCTCACGAGGTTAAAGGCCAATCCATCTATGCCTATGTAACCCTCAAGGCTGAATACGATGAGGACGATGATCTTATGAAAGACCTGCGCATGCACGTCCGCAAGGAAATCGGCCCTCTGGCAGCACCGGAAGTAATTCAGTTTGCTCCCTCCCTGCCCAAGACCCGCAGCGGTAAGATCATGCGTCGAATCCTGCGCAAGATCGTAGAAGGCGATACTTCGAACCTCGGTGACACTTCGACACTGGCTGATCCTTCAGTAGTGACCGACCTCATCGAAGGTTATGAAGAAATAATGAATCCATAA
- a CDS encoding pirin family protein yields MRREIKQIFYGEPVHEGAGVKLHRAFGYFEASLFDPFLMLDDFRSDKPEDYLKGFPWHPHRGIETITYLLKGDVEHGDSLGNAAVTGAGSVQWMTAGSGIIHQEMPKGDENGSMHGFQLWANLSSENKMTDPEYREIPSKDIPIVNREDGTSIKIIAGKVDGTKGPAKGIGIDPEYLDVTVPADFEFIHPTKRGYTAFIYVTAGNGTVNGQQVENRSLVLFDDGDELAVNAGNSPISFLLLTGKPINEMIYWRGPIVMHTAEELDKAFQEYKDGTFIKHPKPQGL; encoded by the coding sequence ATGCGGCGAGAAATCAAACAGATATTTTACGGCGAACCGGTACACGAAGGTGCCGGAGTAAAATTGCATCGAGCCTTCGGATATTTTGAAGCCTCCCTTTTTGACCCTTTCCTTATGCTTGATGACTTTCGGTCCGACAAACCGGAAGATTACTTAAAAGGATTCCCGTGGCATCCGCACCGGGGAATTGAAACCATCACCTACCTATTGAAAGGCGATGTGGAACACGGGGACAGTCTCGGAAATGCAGCTGTTACCGGGGCCGGAAGCGTTCAATGGATGACTGCCGGAAGCGGAATTATCCATCAGGAAATGCCCAAAGGCGATGAAAACGGCTCCATGCACGGTTTTCAGCTCTGGGCCAATCTCAGTTCCGAAAACAAAATGACCGATCCCGAATATCGGGAAATCCCATCCAAAGACATTCCTATTGTTAACCGTGAAGACGGCACCAGCATAAAAATTATTGCCGGAAAGGTAGACGGAACAAAAGGTCCGGCCAAAGGTATCGGCATAGACCCGGAATATCTGGATGTGACCGTACCCGCAGACTTTGAATTTATTCATCCCACCAAACGAGGCTACACCGCCTTTATATATGTCACCGCAGGCAACGGAACAGTTAACGGACAGCAGGTGGAGAATCGATCACTTGTACTTTTCGATGACGGTGATGAACTGGCGGTAAATGCAGGCAACAGCCCGATAAGTTTCCTTTTACTGACCGGAAAACCGATCAATGAAATGATTTACTGGCGCGGCCCCATTGTCATGCATACCGCCGAAGAATTGGACAAAGCTTTTCAGGAATATAAAGACGGAACCTTTATTAAACACCCTAAACCACAAGGACTATAA
- a CDS encoding glycosyltransferase family 9 protein: MKALVINLTRFGDILQTQPVITALTDQGYEVGVMCLKNFAGTTQLLRNVTRTFSLPGASLLASLDRDWREAVNVFESYCTEIEESFDPELVINLTPSVSSRLITLRLGQGREVRGFAMDDFGFNADTSRWAGFLQMASANRGSSPFNVVDLFCKVAGINKPAPFELAESTAEMKIAALKLLENPAPGAQGFVGFQPGASEDRRRWPVEHFRKLGRRLWKEKRMVPVLLGTEGEKGLGERILQGAEFPSVNLMGGTSLPELAAILRRIDLLVTNDTGTMHLAAGSGTPLAAIFLATAQPWDTGPAAANLCCFEPDLDCHPCPFGKKCAYENVCRREVEPDTVFDAVSSFLDSGEWPRIENRGVRAYLTGRDERGMISLTSLSGHTDSDRYKWIVLQRELYRRFLDGDEFDAAELPKMELSSDLRSRLLSSLNSCRDVLFLLSKQAVILQADPIEAMKMKFLANLQKIQDILSSCPELSVLSSMWMIESRTHESMDGVMDQLKCYMALVGAMSVSIE; encoded by the coding sequence ATGAAAGCGCTAGTTATAAATCTTACCCGTTTCGGGGACATCTTGCAGACCCAGCCGGTAATAACCGCCCTTACTGATCAAGGTTATGAAGTCGGGGTTATGTGTTTGAAAAATTTCGCCGGGACCACCCAGCTGCTGCGCAATGTAACACGGACTTTTTCACTGCCCGGAGCATCGCTTTTGGCATCCCTTGATAGGGACTGGCGCGAGGCGGTTAATGTCTTTGAATCATATTGTACTGAAATTGAAGAATCTTTTGATCCGGAACTGGTCATAAACCTGACCCCGTCCGTTTCTTCGCGGTTGATTACTCTCAGACTCGGTCAGGGACGCGAAGTTCGCGGTTTTGCCATGGACGATTTCGGATTCAATGCCGACACCTCACGCTGGGCCGGATTCCTGCAAATGGCATCCGCCAACCGCGGGTCCAGTCCTTTTAATGTGGTTGATCTCTTCTGCAAAGTTGCCGGGATCAATAAGCCTGCGCCTTTTGAGCTTGCTGAATCTACAGCGGAAATGAAGATTGCGGCCTTGAAGTTGCTGGAGAATCCTGCTCCCGGTGCACAGGGATTTGTAGGCTTTCAACCCGGAGCCAGTGAGGATCGCAGGCGTTGGCCTGTTGAGCATTTCAGAAAGCTTGGGCGCAGGTTGTGGAAGGAAAAGCGCATGGTACCTGTTCTTCTTGGCACTGAAGGCGAGAAGGGGCTGGGTGAGCGTATTTTGCAGGGCGCTGAATTCCCGTCTGTAAACCTTATGGGAGGAACATCCCTGCCGGAACTTGCGGCGATTTTGCGCCGTATAGACCTGCTGGTAACCAATGATACCGGGACAATGCACCTTGCAGCCGGTTCCGGAACTCCGCTGGCTGCTATTTTCCTCGCCACAGCACAGCCGTGGGATACAGGTCCTGCTGCTGCAAACCTGTGCTGTTTTGAACCTGATCTTGATTGCCATCCCTGTCCGTTTGGCAAAAAGTGCGCTTACGAGAATGTCTGCCGCAGGGAAGTTGAGCCTGATACTGTATTTGATGCTGTTTCATCTTTTCTTGATAGTGGAGAGTGGCCCCGAATCGAGAACAGAGGCGTGCGTGCCTACCTGACCGGGCGTGATGAGAGGGGGATGATTTCCCTGACTTCTCTTTCCGGGCATACGGATAGTGATCGTTATAAGTGGATTGTCTTGCAGCGTGAACTTTACCGTCGCTTTCTTGACGGCGATGAATTTGATGCAGCAGAACTTCCTAAGATGGAGTTATCTTCTGATTTGCGGTCCAGACTGCTCAGTTCTCTCAATAGTTGTAGGGATGTTCTCTTTTTATTAAGCAAGCAGGCGGTGATTCTTCAGGCTGATCCTATTGAAGCCATGAAAATGAAATTCTTGGCTAACTTGCAAAAAATACAGGATATATTGTCCTCCTGTCCTGAGCTTTCGGTGCTTTCTTCCATGTGGATGATAGAATCCAGAACCCATGAAAGCATGGATGGAGTTATGGATCAGTTAAAGTGTTACATGGCGCTGGTCGGTGCGATGTCGGTTTCTATTGAGTAG